A DNA window from Pyrus communis chromosome 3, drPyrComm1.1, whole genome shotgun sequence contains the following coding sequences:
- the LOC137728609 gene encoding receptor-like protein 3, whose amino-acid sequence MNCSSLAELNLGFNQLEGDLSVLNFSKLTHLIKLDLMRNHFTGPLPINVYSCKSLIALRLSANDLEGQLQHEILSLKSLSFLALAYNRLTNVTGAMKILKDCKSLRVLILTNNFLGEEMPDGDLTVDSSGFQNLSMLSMSRCQLTGKIPVWLSKLEKMVVLDLSFNGLTGPIPGWLGTLPSLSHIYLDNNFISGEFPKELCRLQALRSEKAATQTGHNDLELPVYYSFTGATILQYKNFSNMEARISLRNNNLSGNIPRDIGKLLLLQKLDISFNKFSGNIPREISKSGNHLFGEIPASRSNLNFLSSFSVACNKLQGQIPLGTQLQGFNATAFEGNPGLCGSPLPNKCPKKSPGDSDTTKDREDVHDSGNGIPWLQISVSLGFIVGFWGVCGPLALSRSWRYAYFEFFSNVVDRFVC is encoded by the coding sequence ATGAATTGCTCAAGCCTTGCAGAACTGAATCTAGGATTCAACCAGTTGGAAGGAGATCTCTCTGTGCTTAATTTCTCCAAACTTACTCATCTTATTAAACTTGACCTAATGCGTAATCACTTCACGGGTCCCTTGCCAATAAACGTTTACTCATGCAAGTCCTTGATAGCACTCCGACTGAGTGCAAATGATCTAGAGGGACAATTACAACATGAAATTCTTTCTTTGAAATCCTTGTCATTCCTTGCGCTTGCTTACAACAGATTGACCAATGTCACAGGGGCAATGAAGATATTGAAGGATTGCAAAAGTTTAAGGGtactcattttgacaaataaTTTTCTAGGTGAAGAAATGCCAGATGGTGATCTCACGGTTGATTCATCTGGGTTCCAAAATCTCAGCATGCTCAGTATGTCAAGGTGCCAACTGACAGGAAAAATACCTGTATGGCTGTCGAAGCTCGAGAAAATGGTAGTTCTGGACCTGTCTTTTAACGGACTCACGGGACCAATACCTGGTTGGTTGGGGACTCTTCCAAGTCTTTCCCATATATACTTGGATAATAACTTCATTTCAGGTGAATTTCCAAAGGAGCTTTGCAGACTACAAGCTCTCAGGTCGGAAAAGGCTGCAACTCAAACAGGTCACAACGATTTAGAGTTGCCTGTCTACTACAGCTTTACTGGGGCAACTATTTTACAGTACAAGAATTTCTCCAACATGGAGGCAAGAATCAGCCTCAGGAACAACAATCTAAGTGGCAATATACCCCGCGATATTGGAAAATTGCTACTTCTCCAAAAACTGGATATTAGTTTTAACAAATTCTCTGGCAACATTCCACGCGAAATCTCGAAATCAGGAAACCATCTTTTTGGTGAAATCCCAGCATCACGATCAAATCTTAATTTCTTGTCTTCATTTAGTGTTGCCTGCAATAAACTCCAAGGCCAAATACCGTTAGGCACTCAGCTCCAAGGCTTCAATGCTACTGCCTTTGAGGGTAACCCGGGACTTTGCGGTTCCCCGCTTCCAAATAAGTGCCCGAAGAAGAGTCCAGGTGATAGTGATACGACTAAGGACCGGGAAGATGTACACGACTCTGGGAATGGAattccatggcttcaaatttcaGTATCTCTTGGTTTCATTGTAGGGTTTTGGGGAGTTTGTGGCCCTTTAGCTTTGAGCAGGTCATGGCGATATGCATATTTCGAGTTTTTCTCCAATGTTGTAGATCGTTTTGTGTGTTAA